Proteins encoded by one window of Rhodothermales bacterium:
- a CDS encoding putative Ig domain-containing protein: protein MPTRTHVSRFWKACLLALLAPATLAAAQVGQPPADPPALALPADQDTLFSLTPPVQLEWGEVAGVGTYEAQVFTTPDVEGQEPLPFRSRALDDPFFELPGADLLAVADTARTFTYYWRVRARNNEGEGPWSDVWEFTIDLRPTVGPIDTQFVDELQELAFTAPASDPLGGALAFTLDPASLVLGMTIDPATGAFAWTPTEAQGPGVYTVTIEVATVDGVISSISFDVHVGEVNAAPVLAPIGDQQVAANTELTFTAVATDEDVPANTLTYSLDPDALALGMTIDPVTGVFSWTPDESFDPGVYPVTVTVTDDGNQALSASETISVQVGESGIPPVLDAIADQVVDEGVAFALTATGAEGDTPPDSLTFTLDAASLALGMTIAGVDSTSATISWTPTEAQGPGSYEVTLRATDDSPFALFTETTFTVVVNEVNVAPALTDITDQTAITLQTLTVQATATDSDLPENTLAYRLDAASVALGMSVDPSTGEFSWTPGGALVGATPSVTLYVDDRPAGDPALLTDSTRFVVTVDGGAPTLGTPDGACSVLAEFPLTWAELPSADQYIVEIDISPGFTNPVRQTVTGPPFAAALATLNEDQVYYWRVIGFNSVAGVAGVPSDFRSFSRWPATISLAHTLTYPKATESGDFRMVSVPGQAQDLALPATFPGQDEGTDWRVFRDNSEVASYPTYLVQYEPGQNAAEFQFEPGVGYWAISSSAWTVPQQNVASVPLDQPTSSFFGIPLNQGASESDARWTMIGNPYDFPVSWQAIREANGLVAGDDLWDWTGQQYESVDLMEPYNGYYFFNRTNLPQLAMPCDLRVTPGASTAVRPDLTQHLDLALLGEVEGRETTLSSVRVGVHEAAGDATDAFDRFVPPAYFERTRVTLVNEGLDTRYPYLAQDARAELGEGQSFEVEVKAVPGESVRLAVQGLDAWIGAGALLIDPVLGRTYDLKATSTIRLEPTVDYSRYQLLVGDAAFLEKARLEVAPTEYRLLQSYPNPFAERTTIEYALPEAGPVRIEVYNVLGQRVRLLVGQSQEAGLHRVTWDGRGDGGEAAASGMYFYVLESNDFRATRRMIITR from the coding sequence ATGCCTACGCGAACGCACGTTTCTCGCTTCTGGAAAGCCTGTTTGCTGGCGCTGCTTGCGCCCGCGACGCTCGCTGCTGCACAGGTGGGGCAGCCCCCGGCAGATCCGCCGGCCCTGGCTCTGCCCGCCGATCAAGACACCCTTTTTTCGCTGACTCCGCCCGTTCAACTGGAATGGGGTGAGGTGGCCGGCGTGGGCACTTACGAGGCCCAGGTGTTTACCACGCCCGATGTAGAAGGGCAGGAACCGCTGCCGTTCCGCTCGCGCGCGCTGGACGATCCGTTCTTCGAACTCCCCGGCGCCGATTTGCTGGCCGTTGCCGACACGGCGCGCACCTTCACCTATTACTGGCGCGTCCGTGCCCGCAATAATGAGGGCGAAGGGCCGTGGAGCGACGTGTGGGAGTTCACGATCGACCTGAGGCCGACAGTTGGACCTATCGATACCCAGTTTGTGGATGAGCTGCAGGAGCTCGCGTTCACCGCGCCGGCGTCCGACCCGCTCGGCGGCGCCCTCGCCTTCACCCTCGACCCCGCGTCCCTCGTGCTGGGCATGACCATCGACCCGGCGACGGGCGCCTTCGCGTGGACGCCTACCGAGGCGCAGGGCCCGGGCGTCTACACCGTCACGATCGAGGTGGCGACGGTAGATGGCGTTATTTCATCCATCTCCTTCGACGTCCATGTGGGTGAGGTAAACGCCGCGCCGGTGCTGGCGCCGATCGGCGATCAACAGGTAGCGGCCAATACGGAACTGACGTTTACCGCCGTGGCGACCGACGAGGACGTGCCGGCAAACACCCTCACGTACAGCCTCGACCCCGACGCCCTCGCGCTCGGGATGACGATCGATCCCGTGACCGGGGTGTTCAGCTGGACGCCCGACGAGTCGTTCGACCCGGGCGTGTATCCGGTCACCGTCACCGTGACCGATGATGGCAATCAGGCCCTCTCCGCCTCCGAGACGATTTCGGTGCAGGTCGGTGAGTCCGGCATCCCGCCGGTCCTTGACGCCATCGCGGACCAGGTCGTGGATGAAGGCGTCGCCTTCGCGCTGACCGCGACCGGCGCCGAGGGCGACACGCCGCCGGACAGCCTCACCTTTACGCTCGACGCCGCCTCGCTCGCGCTTGGCATGACCATCGCCGGCGTCGATTCCACCAGCGCCACGATTTCCTGGACGCCGACCGAAGCGCAGGGCCCCGGCTCGTATGAAGTCACCCTCCGCGCCACGGACGATAGTCCCTTCGCATTGTTTACGGAGACCACCTTCACGGTAGTGGTCAATGAAGTGAATGTTGCCCCCGCGCTGACCGATATTACCGACCAGACCGCTATCACGCTGCAAACACTCACGGTTCAGGCAACCGCCACCGATTCCGATCTCCCCGAAAATACCCTGGCCTACCGCCTGGACGCCGCGTCAGTGGCACTCGGGATGAGTGTCGACCCGTCAACCGGCGAATTCAGCTGGACGCCCGGCGGCGCGCTTGTTGGCGCTACCCCATCGGTAACACTATATGTGGATGACAGGCCGGCGGGCGACCCGGCGCTGTTGACGGACTCCACGCGCTTTGTCGTGACGGTAGATGGCGGCGCCCCGACCCTCGGCACCCCGGATGGGGCGTGTAGTGTGCTGGCCGAATTCCCGCTGACCTGGGCCGAGCTGCCCTCGGCCGACCAGTACATCGTTGAGATCGACATCAGCCCCGGCTTCACCAACCCGGTGCGTCAGACCGTGACTGGCCCGCCTTTCGCGGCAGCTCTGGCCACATTAAACGAGGATCAGGTATACTACTGGCGCGTGATCGGCTTCAACAGCGTGGCCGGTGTGGCCGGCGTGCCGTCCGATTTCCGCTCCTTCTCGCGCTGGCCGGCGACGATCAGTCTCGCGCATACGCTGACGTATCCGAAGGCGACTGAGTCCGGCGACTTCCGGATGGTGAGCGTACCGGGCCAGGCGCAGGATCTGGCGCTGCCGGCTACGTTCCCGGGCCAGGATGAGGGGACCGACTGGCGCGTGTTTCGCGACAACAGCGAGGTAGCGTCGTATCCCACCTATCTCGTTCAGTACGAACCCGGTCAGAATGCGGCGGAGTTTCAGTTCGAGCCGGGGGTGGGCTACTGGGCGATCAGTTCGAGCGCCTGGACGGTGCCGCAGCAAAATGTCGCATCCGTGCCACTGGATCAACCGACGTCGTCCTTCTTCGGCATTCCCCTGAACCAGGGCGCTTCGGAGAGTGATGCGCGCTGGACGATGATCGGCAATCCGTACGACTTCCCGGTGAGCTGGCAGGCGATCCGGGAGGCGAACGGCCTCGTCGCCGGCGACGACCTGTGGGACTGGACCGGCCAGCAGTACGAGTCGGTCGATCTCATGGAACCGTACAATGGCTACTACTTCTTCAACCGTACCAACCTGCCACAGCTGGCCATGCCGTGTGACCTGCGCGTAACGCCGGGCGCTTCGACAGCCGTCCGGCCCGATCTGACGCAACATCTCGATCTTGCCCTGCTCGGGGAGGTCGAGGGACGGGAGACGACCCTGTCGTCGGTGCGGGTGGGCGTGCACGAAGCGGCAGGCGACGCGACGGATGCATTTGACCGGTTTGTGCCGCCGGCTTACTTCGAGCGCACCCGGGTGACACTGGTGAACGAGGGGCTGGATACCCGGTACCCATACCTCGCGCAGGATGCACGGGCCGAGCTGGGCGAGGGCCAGTCGTTTGAAGTCGAAGTCAAGGCCGTCCCTGGCGAGTCCGTGCGGCTTGCCGTGCAAGGACTGGATGCCTGGATCGGCGCCGGCGCGCTGCTGATCGACCCGGTGTTGGGGCGTACGTACGACCTCAAGGCGACATCCACGATCCGCCTCGAGCCCACGGTCGACTATTCTCGCTACCAGCTGCTCGTCGGGGACGCCGCATTCCTGGAGAAAGCGCGCCTCGAGGTGGCGCCGACCGAGTACCGGTTGTTGCAGAGTTACCCGAACCCGTTTGCGGAGCGGACGACGATCGAGTACGCCCTGCCGGAGGCCGGCCCCGTGCGGATCGAGGTGTACAACGTCCTGGGCCAGCGTGTGCGTTTGCTGGTCGGCCAGTCTCAGGAGGCTGGCTTGCATCGCGTAACGTGGGACGGCCGCGGGGACGGCGGGGAAGCGGCAGCGAGCGGCATGTATTTCTATGTATTGGAATCGAACGACTTCCGCGCCACGCGGCGTATGATCATTACCCGATAA